Proteins encoded in a region of the Triticum dicoccoides isolate Atlit2015 ecotype Zavitan chromosome 3A, WEW_v2.0, whole genome shotgun sequence genome:
- the LOC119268505 gene encoding transcription factor GTE3, chloroplastic-like — protein sequence MLLDRLLQHEDGWVFAKPVDTYELGLRDYYSIIAEPMDLGTVSRRLELRRYPNLLCFAKDVRRTFSNAMTYNNKGDDVYESAAKLSRIFESGWASILAALPSPPPVAVRRARLKDELPRLPVDLQDKAAIIMTDIGGWIQEVDGRVEVDLDKADEATLDKLEWLLALATMRKEAGALDNQI from the exons ATGCTGCTGGACAGGCTGCTGCAACATGAGGACGGGTGGGTGTTCGCCAAGCCGGTGGATACATACGAACTCGGACTCCGCGACTACTACTCCATCATCGCCGAACCCATGGATCTCGGCACTGTCAGCCGCCGCCTTGAATTGCGTCGCTACCCGAACCTGCTCTGCTTTGCCAAGGATGTCCGGCGTACCTTCAGCAACGCCATGACCTACAACAACAAGGGAGACGATGTGTATGAGAGTGCTGCTAAGCtctctcgcatcttcgagtcagGGTGGGCCTCCATTTTGGCggcgctcccgtcgccgccgccggtcgCCGTGCGCAGGGCAAGGCTCAAGGATGAGTTGCCGCGGCTGCCGGTGGACTTGCAGGACAAAGCGGCCATCATTATGACAGACATAGGCGGGTGGATCCAGGAGGTGGATGGGAGGGTTGAGGTGGATTTGGACAAGGCCGACGAGGCGACTCTTGACAAGCTCGAGTGGCTGCTCGCTCTCGCCACCATGAGGAAG GAGGCAGGAGCGCTGGATAATCAAATTTGA